A DNA window from Drosophila sechellia strain sech25 chromosome X, ASM438219v1, whole genome shotgun sequence contains the following coding sequences:
- the LOC6612445 gene encoding transcriptional regulator ovo isoform X2 produces the protein MPKIFLIKNRLHQQQQRLLESQNLLQHKNQDDERLVPPLSPSGSGSGPSPTPTSQPPPEPQGQGQQVLGQVPDSDQQPLSLTRKRFHHRRHYFGQSRHSLDHLNQNQSPNPNANPNQIQNPAELEVERATGQVQNENFAAELLQRLTPNTATTAQNNIVNNLVNNSRAATSVLATKDCTIENSPISIPKNQRAEDEEEQEEQEKEKPAEREREKSDERAEQVEKEERVEREEEEDDEVDVGVEAPRPRFYNTGVVLTQAQRKEYPQEPKDLSLTLAKSSPASQHIHSDSESDSDSDGGCKLIVDEKPPLPVIKPLSLRLRSTPPPADQRPSPPPPRDPAPAVRCSVIQRAPQSQLPTSRAGFLLPPLDQLGPEQQEPIDYHVPKRRSPSYDSDEELNARRLERARQVREARRRSTILAARVLLAQSQRLNPRLVRSLPGILAAAAGHGRNSSSSSGAAGQGFQSSGFGSQNSGSGSSSGNQNAGSGAGSPGSGAGGGGGMGGGRDGRGNYGPNSPPTGALPPFYESLKSGQQSTASNNTGQSPGANHSHFNANPANFLQNAAAAAYIMSAGSGGGGCTGNGGGGASGPGGGPSANSGGGGGGGGNGYINCGGVGGPNNSLDAYGIILKDEPDIEYEEAKIDIGTFAQNIIQATMGSSGQFNASAYEDAIMSDLASSGQCPNGAVDPLQFTATLMLSSQTDHLLEQLSDAVDLSSFLQRSCVDDEESTSPRQDFELVSTPSLTPDSVTPVEQHSANTPQLDVLHENLLSHLTNNVVRGSSNQQQQHHQHHGVQQQQQQQHNVQQQHNVQQQHGVQHQHLQQQPPPSYQHATRGLMMQQQPQHGGYQQQAAIMSQQQQQLLSQQQQQSHHQQQQQQHAAAYQQHNIYAQQQQQQQQHHQQQQQQHHHFHHQQQQQPQPQSHHSHHHGHGHDNSNMSLPSPTAAAAAAAAAAAAAAAHLQRPMSSSSSSGGTNSSNSSGGSSNSPLLDANAAAAAAAALLDTKPLIQSVSNPIGQPLNTQSQQQKQGQQITLMKTTRYTEFVEMVSMDVTVKPELFNELKPEMTEITAEELTLEAETTAAAAAAAAAKSATEGTQVLAASPAPLSSGRKLRGRAKAVAYGSTVITLISTMKSSPEVPATKTVHHTTLRSLATAAAATAAGLLPPSPTVSVLNESKVLQRRLGLPPDLQLEFVNGGHGIKNPLAVENAHGGHHRIRNIDCIDDLSKHGHHSQHQQQQGSPQQQNMQQSVQQQQQQSVQQQQSLQQQQQQHHQHHSNSSASSNASSHGSAEALCMGSSGGANEDSSLGNNKFVCRVCMKTFSLQRLLNRHMKCHSDIKRYLCTFCGKGFNDTFDLKRHTRTHTGVRPYKCNLCEKSFTQRCSLESHCQKVHSVQHQYAYKERRAKMYVCEECGHTTCEPEVHYLHLKNNHPFSPALLKFYDKRHFKFTNSQFANNLLGQLPMPVHN, from the exons AAAACTTTGCCGCCGAGTTGCTGCAGCGTTTGACACCAAACACTGCCACCACTGCACAAAATAATATTGTTAACAATTTGGTTAATAATAGCAGAGCCGCCACCTCCGTTTTAGCCACTAAAGACTGTACAATTGAAAATTCCCCAATTAGCATACCAAAAAATCAGCGAGcagaggacgaggaggagcaaGAAGAGCAGGAGAAAGAGAAGCCCGCGGAGCGGGAGAGAGAGAAGTCCGATGAGAGGGCAGAACAGGTAGAAAAGGAGGAGCGGGTGGAGCgcgaagaggaggaggacgacgaggTGGATGTGGGCGTAGAGGCGCCACGCCCACGTTTCTATAATACCGGCGTGGTCTTAACCCAGGCCCAACGCAAGGAGTATCCCCAAGAGCCCAAGGACTTGTCCCTAACCCTCGCCAAATCCTCGCCAGCTTCACAGCATATCCACAGTGACTCCGAATCCGATTCGGACTCTGATGGCGGCTGCAAGCTAATTGTGGACGAGAAGCCACCATTGCCGGTGATCAAACCATTGTCCCTGCGCTTGCGCAGCACACCGCCACCGGCGGATCAGCGACCAAGTCCGCCGCCTCCGCGAGATCCCGCGCCCGCCGTCCGCTGCTCGGTGATCCAACGGGCACCGCAATCCCAGTTGCCCACCAGCCGGGCTGGCTTTCTACTGCCCCCCTTGGATCAGCTAGGACCCGAGCAGCAGGAGCCCATCGATTATCACGTGCCGAAGCGAAGGAGCCCCTCTTACGACTCCGATGAGGAGCTGAACGCCAGGCGCCTGGAACGAGCGCGGCAGGTGCGCGAGGCAAGACGTCGCAGCACCATTTTGGCCGCCCGCGTTCTGCTCGCCCAGTCGCAAAGGCTAAATCCGCGCTTGGTGCGATCCTTGCCCGGCATTTTGGCTGCGGCAGCCGGACACGGACGGAATAGCAGCAGTTCCAGCGGTGCCGCCGGGCAGGGCTTTCAATCGTCCGGTTTTGGCAGCCAGAacagcggcagcggctcgtCCAGTGGCAATCAGAACGCTGGTAGCGGTGCTGGTTCACCTGGATCCGGTGCCGGAGGCGGTGGTGGCATGGGCGGCGGTCGCGACGGCCGAGGGAACTACGGACCCAACTCACCGCCAACGGGAGCATTGCCTCCGTTTTATGAGAGCCTCAAGAGCGGCCAACAGAGCACGGCCAGCAACAATACGGGCCAAAGTCCCGGCGCCAATCACTCGCATTTCAACGCAAATCCAGCGAATTTCCTGCAAAACGCAGCAGCGGCTGCGTACATCATGTCGGCAGGTTCCGGTGGAGGAGGCTGCACCGGAAACGGAGGTGGTGGAGCATCGGGGCCAGGAGGTGGCCCATCGGCAaatagtggtggtggtggtggtggcggcggcaATGGTTACATCAActgtggtggtgttggtggtcCAAACAATAGTCTCGACG CCTACGGCATAATACTCAAGGATGAGCCGGACATAGAGTACGAAGAGGCCAAGATCGATATTGGCACCTTTGCGCAGAACATTATCCAGGCTACGATGGGCAGCTCCGGTCAGTTCAATGCCAGCGCCTATGAGGATGCTATAATGTCGGACCTGGCCAGTTCGGGCCAGTGTCCCAATGGAGCCGTCGATCCGCTGCAGTTCACGGCCACTCTGATGCTGAGTTCGCAGACCGATCATCTACTGGAGCAGCTGTCCGATGCCGTGGACTTGAGTTCATTTCTGCAGAGGAGCTGCGTGGACGACGAGGAGTCCACCAGTCCGCGGCAGGACTTCGAGCTGGTGTCCACGCCCTCGCTAACGCCGGATTCAGTGACGCCGGTGGAGCAGCACAGTGCCAATACACCCCAGCTGGATGTCCTGCACGAGAATCTGTTGTCGCATCTGACCAACAATGTAGTCCGGGGCAGCagcaatcagcagcagcagcaccatcagCATCACGgtgtgcagcagcaacagcagcagcagcataatgtgcagcagcagcacaatgTGCAACAGCAGCATGGCGTGCAGCACCAACATCTCCAGCAGCAACCACCGCCCTCGTATCAGCATGCCACGCGTGGCCTGATgatgcaacagcagccgcagcacgGCGGCTATCAGCAGCAAGCTGCCATCATgtcgcaacagcagcagcaattactcagccagcagcagcagcagtcgcaccaccagcagcagcagcagcaacatgccgCTGCCTACCAGCAGCACAACATCTatgcacagcagcaacagcagcagcagcagcatcatcaacagcagcagcagcaacatcatcacttccaccaccagcaacaacagcagccacagcCACAGTCGCATCATTCTCACCATCATGGCCATGGTCatgacaacagcaacatgtcGCTTCCCTCGCCAACTGCGGCTgcggccgctgctgctgctgctgcggcagcggcagccgcTCATCTGCAGCGTCcgatgagcagcagcagcagttctGGAGGCACCaatagcagcaacagcagcggtggcagcagtaACAGTCCGCTCCTGGATGCAAACGCTGCtgcggcagctgcagctgccttGTTGGACACAAAGCCACTCATCCAAAGCGTAAGTAATCCAATTGGTCAGCCACTAAATACGCAATcacagcagcaaaagcagggACAACAAATCACATTGATGAAGACCACCAGGTACACGGAATTCGTCGAGATGGTGTCCATGGACGTGACGGTCAAGCCAGAGCTCTTTAACGAGCTCAAGCCAGAAATGACCGAGATCACCGCCGAGGAGTTGACTTTGGAAGCTgagacaacagcagcagcggcagcagcagcagcagctaaaTCAGCAACAGAGGGAACTCAAGTTCTGGCAGCATCGCCAGCACCATTGTCGTCCGGCAGAAAGCTGCGTGGACGCGCCAAGGCTGTAGCCTATGGCTCCACAGTGATTACGCTGATATCCACGATGAAATCGTCGCCAGAAGTGCCGGCCACCAAGACGGTGCACCACACCACTTTGCGATCTCTGGCTACGGCGGCAGCGGCCACTGCAGCCGGTTTGCTGCCGCCATCGCCCACCGTTTCCGTTTTGAATGAGAGCAAAGTCTTGCAGCGGCGC TTGGGCTTGCCGCCGGATCTGCAGCTTGAGTTTGTGAACGGCGGCCATGGCATTAAGAACCCGCTGGCCGTGGAGAATGCCCATGGTGGCCATCACCGAATTCGCAACATCGATTGCATTGATGATCTCAGCAAGCATGGCCACCACtcgcagcaccagcagcagcagggctcgccgcagcagcaaaatATGCAGCAAtcggtgcagcagcagcaacagcagtcggtgcaacagcagcaatcccttcagcagcagcagcagcagcaccatcagcaccacagcaacagcagtgcAAGCAGCAATGCCAGCAGTCACGGATCCGCCGAAGCCCTTTGCATGGGCTCATCCGGCGGAGCCAACGAAGATTCGTCGTtgggcaacaacaagttcGTCTGCCGCGTCTGCATGAAGACATTCTCGCTGCAGCGCCTGCTCAATCGGCACATGAAGTGCCACTCGGACATCAAGCGGTATCTGTGCACGTTCTGCGGCAAGGGATTCAACGACACCTTCGACCTCAAGCGCCACACGCGCACCCACACGGGCGTCCGGCCGTACAAGTGCAATCTGTGCGAGAAGAGCTTCACGCAGCGCTGTTCCCTCGAGTCGCATTGCCAGAAGGTGCATAGTGTTCAGCACCAGTATGCCTACAAGGAGCGCAGAGCCAAG ATGTACGTGTGCGAGGAGTGCGGCCACACCACCTGCGAGCCGGAGGTCCACTATCTGCACCTGAAGAACAACCATCCGTTCTCGCCGGCGCTGCTCAAGTTCTACGACAAGCGGCACTTTAAGTTCACCAACTCGCAGTTCGCCAACAATCTGCTCGGCCAGCTGCCCATGCCAGTCCACAACTAG
- the LOC6612445 gene encoding transcriptional regulator ovo isoform X1 yields the protein MPKIFLIKNRLHQQQQRLLESQNLLQHKNQDDERLVPPLSPSGSGSGPSPTPTSQPPPEPQGQGQQVLGQVPDSDQQPLSLTRKRFHHRRHYFGQSRHSLDHLNQNQSPNPNANPNQIQNPAELEVERATGQVQNENFAAELLQRLTPNTATTAQNNIVNNLVNNSRAATSVLATKDCTIENSPISIPKNQRAEDEEEQEEQEKEKPAEREREKSDERAEQVEKEERVEREEEEDDEVDVGVEAPRPRFYNTGVVLTQAQRKEYPQEPKDLSLTLAKSSPASQHIHSDSESDSDSDGGCKLIVDEKPPLPVIKPLSLRLRSTPPPADQRPSPPPPRDPAPAVRCSVIQRAPQSQLPTSRAGFLLPPLDQLGPEQQEPIDYHVPKRRSPSYDSDEELNARRLERARQVREARRRSTILAARVLLAQSQRLNPRLVRSLPGILAAAAGHGRNSSSSSGAAGQGFQSSGFGSQNSGSGSSSGNQNAGSGAGSPGSGAGGGGGMGGGRDGRGNYGPNSPPTGALPPFYESLKSGQQSTASNNTGQSPGANHSHFNANPANFLQNAAAAAYIMSAGSGGGGCTGNGGGGASGPGGGPSANSGGGGGGGGNGYINCGGVGGPNNSLDGNNLLNFASVSNYNESNSKFHNHHHHQHNNNNNGGQTSMMGHPFYGGNPSAYGIILKDEPDIEYEEAKIDIGTFAQNIIQATMGSSGQFNASAYEDAIMSDLASSGQCPNGAVDPLQFTATLMLSSQTDHLLEQLSDAVDLSSFLQRSCVDDEESTSPRQDFELVSTPSLTPDSVTPVEQHSANTPQLDVLHENLLSHLTNNVVRGSSNQQQQHHQHHGVQQQQQQQHNVQQQHNVQQQHGVQHQHLQQQPPPSYQHATRGLMMQQQPQHGGYQQQAAIMSQQQQQLLSQQQQQSHHQQQQQQHAAAYQQHNIYAQQQQQQQQHHQQQQQQHHHFHHQQQQQPQPQSHHSHHHGHGHDNSNMSLPSPTAAAAAAAAAAAAAAAHLQRPMSSSSSSGGTNSSNSSGGSSNSPLLDANAAAAAAAALLDTKPLIQSVSNPIGQPLNTQSQQQKQGQQITLMKTTRYTEFVEMVSMDVTVKPELFNELKPEMTEITAEELTLEAETTAAAAAAAAAKSATEGTQVLAASPAPLSSGRKLRGRAKAVAYGSTVITLISTMKSSPEVPATKTVHHTTLRSLATAAAATAAGLLPPSPTVSVLNESKVLQRRLGLPPDLQLEFVNGGHGIKNPLAVENAHGGHHRIRNIDCIDDLSKHGHHSQHQQQQGSPQQQNMQQSVQQQQQQSVQQQQSLQQQQQQHHQHHSNSSASSNASSHGSAEALCMGSSGGANEDSSLGNNKFVCRVCMKTFSLQRLLNRHMKCHSDIKRYLCTFCGKGFNDTFDLKRHTRTHTGVRPYKCNLCEKSFTQRCSLESHCQKVHSVQHQYAYKERRAKMYVCEECGHTTCEPEVHYLHLKNNHPFSPALLKFYDKRHFKFTNSQFANNLLGQLPMPVHN from the exons AAAACTTTGCCGCCGAGTTGCTGCAGCGTTTGACACCAAACACTGCCACCACTGCACAAAATAATATTGTTAACAATTTGGTTAATAATAGCAGAGCCGCCACCTCCGTTTTAGCCACTAAAGACTGTACAATTGAAAATTCCCCAATTAGCATACCAAAAAATCAGCGAGcagaggacgaggaggagcaaGAAGAGCAGGAGAAAGAGAAGCCCGCGGAGCGGGAGAGAGAGAAGTCCGATGAGAGGGCAGAACAGGTAGAAAAGGAGGAGCGGGTGGAGCgcgaagaggaggaggacgacgaggTGGATGTGGGCGTAGAGGCGCCACGCCCACGTTTCTATAATACCGGCGTGGTCTTAACCCAGGCCCAACGCAAGGAGTATCCCCAAGAGCCCAAGGACTTGTCCCTAACCCTCGCCAAATCCTCGCCAGCTTCACAGCATATCCACAGTGACTCCGAATCCGATTCGGACTCTGATGGCGGCTGCAAGCTAATTGTGGACGAGAAGCCACCATTGCCGGTGATCAAACCATTGTCCCTGCGCTTGCGCAGCACACCGCCACCGGCGGATCAGCGACCAAGTCCGCCGCCTCCGCGAGATCCCGCGCCCGCCGTCCGCTGCTCGGTGATCCAACGGGCACCGCAATCCCAGTTGCCCACCAGCCGGGCTGGCTTTCTACTGCCCCCCTTGGATCAGCTAGGACCCGAGCAGCAGGAGCCCATCGATTATCACGTGCCGAAGCGAAGGAGCCCCTCTTACGACTCCGATGAGGAGCTGAACGCCAGGCGCCTGGAACGAGCGCGGCAGGTGCGCGAGGCAAGACGTCGCAGCACCATTTTGGCCGCCCGCGTTCTGCTCGCCCAGTCGCAAAGGCTAAATCCGCGCTTGGTGCGATCCTTGCCCGGCATTTTGGCTGCGGCAGCCGGACACGGACGGAATAGCAGCAGTTCCAGCGGTGCCGCCGGGCAGGGCTTTCAATCGTCCGGTTTTGGCAGCCAGAacagcggcagcggctcgtCCAGTGGCAATCAGAACGCTGGTAGCGGTGCTGGTTCACCTGGATCCGGTGCCGGAGGCGGTGGTGGCATGGGCGGCGGTCGCGACGGCCGAGGGAACTACGGACCCAACTCACCGCCAACGGGAGCATTGCCTCCGTTTTATGAGAGCCTCAAGAGCGGCCAACAGAGCACGGCCAGCAACAATACGGGCCAAAGTCCCGGCGCCAATCACTCGCATTTCAACGCAAATCCAGCGAATTTCCTGCAAAACGCAGCAGCGGCTGCGTACATCATGTCGGCAGGTTCCGGTGGAGGAGGCTGCACCGGAAACGGAGGTGGTGGAGCATCGGGGCCAGGAGGTGGCCCATCGGCAaatagtggtggtggtggtggtggcggcggcaATGGTTACATCAActgtggtggtgttggtggtcCAAACAATAGTCTCGACGGTAATAATCTATTGAACTTCGCCAGTGTTTCTAACTATAACGAATCCAATTCCAAATTCcataatcatcatcatcatcaacacaacaacaacaacaatggtgGTCAAACATCGATGATGGGTCATCCATTTTACGGCGGTAATCCCTCAGCCTACGGCATAATACTCAAGGATGAGCCGGACATAGAGTACGAAGAGGCCAAGATCGATATTGGCACCTTTGCGCAGAACATTATCCAGGCTACGATGGGCAGCTCCGGTCAGTTCAATGCCAGCGCCTATGAGGATGCTATAATGTCGGACCTGGCCAGTTCGGGCCAGTGTCCCAATGGAGCCGTCGATCCGCTGCAGTTCACGGCCACTCTGATGCTGAGTTCGCAGACCGATCATCTACTGGAGCAGCTGTCCGATGCCGTGGACTTGAGTTCATTTCTGCAGAGGAGCTGCGTGGACGACGAGGAGTCCACCAGTCCGCGGCAGGACTTCGAGCTGGTGTCCACGCCCTCGCTAACGCCGGATTCAGTGACGCCGGTGGAGCAGCACAGTGCCAATACACCCCAGCTGGATGTCCTGCACGAGAATCTGTTGTCGCATCTGACCAACAATGTAGTCCGGGGCAGCagcaatcagcagcagcagcaccatcagCATCACGgtgtgcagcagcaacagcagcagcagcataatgtgcagcagcagcacaatgTGCAACAGCAGCATGGCGTGCAGCACCAACATCTCCAGCAGCAACCACCGCCCTCGTATCAGCATGCCACGCGTGGCCTGATgatgcaacagcagccgcagcacgGCGGCTATCAGCAGCAAGCTGCCATCATgtcgcaacagcagcagcaattactcagccagcagcagcagcagtcgcaccaccagcagcagcagcagcaacatgccgCTGCCTACCAGCAGCACAACATCTatgcacagcagcaacagcagcagcagcagcatcatcaacagcagcagcagcaacatcatcacttccaccaccagcaacaacagcagccacagcCACAGTCGCATCATTCTCACCATCATGGCCATGGTCatgacaacagcaacatgtcGCTTCCCTCGCCAACTGCGGCTgcggccgctgctgctgctgctgcggcagcggcagccgcTCATCTGCAGCGTCcgatgagcagcagcagcagttctGGAGGCACCaatagcagcaacagcagcggtggcagcagtaACAGTCCGCTCCTGGATGCAAACGCTGCtgcggcagctgcagctgccttGTTGGACACAAAGCCACTCATCCAAAGCGTAAGTAATCCAATTGGTCAGCCACTAAATACGCAATcacagcagcaaaagcagggACAACAAATCACATTGATGAAGACCACCAGGTACACGGAATTCGTCGAGATGGTGTCCATGGACGTGACGGTCAAGCCAGAGCTCTTTAACGAGCTCAAGCCAGAAATGACCGAGATCACCGCCGAGGAGTTGACTTTGGAAGCTgagacaacagcagcagcggcagcagcagcagcagctaaaTCAGCAACAGAGGGAACTCAAGTTCTGGCAGCATCGCCAGCACCATTGTCGTCCGGCAGAAAGCTGCGTGGACGCGCCAAGGCTGTAGCCTATGGCTCCACAGTGATTACGCTGATATCCACGATGAAATCGTCGCCAGAAGTGCCGGCCACCAAGACGGTGCACCACACCACTTTGCGATCTCTGGCTACGGCGGCAGCGGCCACTGCAGCCGGTTTGCTGCCGCCATCGCCCACCGTTTCCGTTTTGAATGAGAGCAAAGTCTTGCAGCGGCGC TTGGGCTTGCCGCCGGATCTGCAGCTTGAGTTTGTGAACGGCGGCCATGGCATTAAGAACCCGCTGGCCGTGGAGAATGCCCATGGTGGCCATCACCGAATTCGCAACATCGATTGCATTGATGATCTCAGCAAGCATGGCCACCACtcgcagcaccagcagcagcagggctcgccgcagcagcaaaatATGCAGCAAtcggtgcagcagcagcaacagcagtcggtgcaacagcagcaatcccttcagcagcagcagcagcagcaccatcagcaccacagcaacagcagtgcAAGCAGCAATGCCAGCAGTCACGGATCCGCCGAAGCCCTTTGCATGGGCTCATCCGGCGGAGCCAACGAAGATTCGTCGTtgggcaacaacaagttcGTCTGCCGCGTCTGCATGAAGACATTCTCGCTGCAGCGCCTGCTCAATCGGCACATGAAGTGCCACTCGGACATCAAGCGGTATCTGTGCACGTTCTGCGGCAAGGGATTCAACGACACCTTCGACCTCAAGCGCCACACGCGCACCCACACGGGCGTCCGGCCGTACAAGTGCAATCTGTGCGAGAAGAGCTTCACGCAGCGCTGTTCCCTCGAGTCGCATTGCCAGAAGGTGCATAGTGTTCAGCACCAGTATGCCTACAAGGAGCGCAGAGCCAAG ATGTACGTGTGCGAGGAGTGCGGCCACACCACCTGCGAGCCGGAGGTCCACTATCTGCACCTGAAGAACAACCATCCGTTCTCGCCGGCGCTGCTCAAGTTCTACGACAAGCGGCACTTTAAGTTCACCAACTCGCAGTTCGCCAACAATCTGCTCGGCCAGCTGCCCATGCCAGTCCACAACTAG